One Acidobacteriota bacterium DNA window includes the following coding sequences:
- a CDS encoding dihydrodipicolinate synthase family protein, whose product MKWPRIASIMDNQVGFALSGVFVALPAPYRPDGSPDAGKLHRILDFHLSRHVTGFCIGGVTGEYAASGLEERLTTLRDAARYLDGRAVLISGIGGEHRGQVDRLARTAADIGAIAALLPPPFYFQHDSQDLLEYLQTVAAELPLPVLFYNIPKFTSELNIEHVLTLIESVPNVIGIKDSSGRPENLPLLREAKDSMPMAFLIGNDKLLLDALQNGADGAISGLAAACPELIFGLYGAFRSGLFEKAKELQVLVDELITHIDGFPPPWAIKLGLEARGLELGARSWPLGKRLQVKAWEFQAWFREWFPKCENACE is encoded by the coding sequence ATGAAATGGCCCCGGATAGCGTCAATCATGGATAACCAGGTTGGATTTGCTCTTTCGGGTGTCTTTGTCGCGTTACCGGCTCCCTACCGGCCGGACGGCAGTCCGGATGCCGGAAAGCTCCATCGAATTTTGGATTTCCACCTCAGCCGCCACGTCACCGGATTTTGCATAGGAGGAGTCACCGGCGAATACGCTGCTTCCGGCTTGGAGGAGCGCCTGACGACGCTTCGGGATGCCGCGCGCTATCTCGACGGGCGGGCCGTTTTGATTTCAGGCATCGGCGGCGAGCATCGCGGGCAGGTGGACCGTCTGGCACGCACAGCTGCGGACATTGGCGCAATCGCCGCGTTGCTGCCTCCGCCGTTTTACTTCCAACATGATTCGCAGGACCTATTGGAGTATCTCCAGACCGTTGCGGCAGAACTACCCTTGCCCGTCCTTTTCTACAACATTCCCAAATTTACCAGTGAACTCAATATCGAGCATGTCTTGACGCTTATCGAGTCAGTTCCCAACGTCATAGGGATCAAGGACAGCTCCGGCCGGCCTGAAAATCTACCCCTGCTGCGTGAGGCCAAGGATTCCATGCCAATGGCCTTCCTGATTGGTAATGACAAGCTTCTGCTCGATGCCCTTCAAAACGGCGCTGACGGGGCAATCTCCGGACTTGCAGCAGCGTGTCCGGAATTGATATTCGGACTCTATGGGGCATTCCGGTCAGGCCTGTTTGAAAAGGCAAAGGAACTGCAAGTACTCGTCGACGAGCTGATCACTCATATTGATGGCTTTCCTCCGCCCTGGGCCATCAAGCTGGGGCTGGAGGCGCGCGGCCTTGAACTGGGAGCCAGGAGCTGGCCCTTGGGAAAACGCCTTCAAGTAAAAGCATGGGAGTTCCAGGCGTGGTTTCGGGAATGGTTTCCCAAATGCGAAAATGCCTGTGAGTAA
- a CDS encoding IclR family transcriptional regulator, with protein MDLPVMDSGSSQHNARGLTLGLNILDYLRKQRRHISLTEISEFLRLGKPSTLRLLRTLENLGYLSRDTQKNYQLAAGAYVTGMQGNLGALSAAGSKYCLDLRSKCGETTTLACLFSDCIRVVDVYESPQHIKMTNYVGRILQPFASSLGKAIAAYQADTLRQTLLDVCGVYPLTKHTLVDGAAILKDFALVRQRGFAEDKEETVEGGYCVGAPIYSPTGDVFAAISVSSPKFRVTPQLMKKFPSMVKEAAAAISAELKAKRHS; from the coding sequence ATGGATTTGCCTGTTATGGACTCTGGGTCGTCACAGCACAATGCACGAGGTCTCACGCTCGGGCTGAATATCCTGGATTATCTCAGGAAACAGCGCAGGCACATCTCACTCACCGAGATCTCCGAGTTCCTGCGTCTCGGAAAACCTTCCACTCTGAGGCTTCTCCGCACCTTGGAAAATCTGGGGTACTTGTCACGCGATACCCAAAAGAACTACCAGCTTGCGGCAGGAGCGTATGTGACCGGAATGCAGGGGAACCTTGGCGCTCTCAGCGCCGCAGGGAGCAAATACTGCCTCGACCTCCGCAGCAAGTGCGGCGAAACAACCACGCTGGCCTGCCTGTTCAGCGACTGCATTCGCGTGGTTGACGTCTACGAAAGCCCCCAGCACATCAAGATGACCAACTATGTTGGAAGGATCCTGCAGCCCTTCGCTTCATCGCTAGGCAAAGCCATTGCCGCATACCAGGCTGATACACTGCGGCAAACCCTGCTGGATGTCTGCGGCGTCTATCCGCTGACGAAACACACGCTGGTTGACGGGGCCGCGATCCTGAAGGATTTTGCTCTGGTCAGACAGCGCGGCTTCGCCGAAGACAAGGAAGAAACCGTGGAAGGCGGCTATTGCGTTGGCGCCCCCATTTACAGTCCCACCGGGGACGTTTTCGCCGCAATCAGCGTCTCCTCTCCGAAGTTCCGTGTAACGCCACAGCTGATGAAGAAATTCCCTTCCATGGTCAAGGAAGCCGCGGCCGCCATTTCCGCCGAGCTCAAAGCAAAACGGCATTCCTGA
- a CDS encoding RNA polymerase sigma factor, whose translation MDSDLELVKRCLKGEDAAWEALLRTHTHKIYNLCYRFTGRSEDAEDLTQEVFIKVFRTLNSYDPLQAKFVTWVNRIARNHLVDHYRRTRGDRVTSTLDDQMPIADGSPHRDPASSLESRERKEKLQAGLSKLSPDLREAVILRDLQDLDYAEIAQVLEVPEGTVKSRINRGRLELAKALKRMDK comes from the coding sequence TTGGACTCGGACTTGGAGCTGGTCAAACGCTGTCTCAAGGGAGAAGATGCGGCCTGGGAGGCGCTGCTACGGACCCATACCCATAAGATTTACAATCTGTGTTACCGTTTCACCGGCCGTTCTGAGGACGCCGAAGACCTTACCCAGGAAGTTTTTATCAAAGTCTTTCGCACCCTCAATAGTTATGATCCGCTTCAGGCGAAATTTGTCACATGGGTTAATCGAATCGCACGGAACCACCTGGTGGACCACTATCGCCGGACACGGGGCGATCGTGTGACCTCGACACTCGACGACCAGATGCCCATCGCCGACGGTTCCCCCCACAGGGACCCTGCGAGCAGCCTGGAATCACGGGAACGCAAGGAAAAGCTCCAGGCGGGACTTAGCAAGCTTTCGCCTGACCTGCGCGAAGCCGTTATCCTGCGAGACCTGCAGGATCTGGACTATGCCGAAATTGCGCAAGTCCTTGAAGTACCTGAAGGAACGGTAAAGTCTCGCATCAACCGCGGACGATTGGAACTAGCAAAGGCTTTAAAACGTATGGATAAGTGA
- a CDS encoding zf-HC2 domain-containing protein — MMTHLELENLASDYLDGHLDIARKAEVEEHLAGCNSCRGVLSDVRLAIQACRSAGEVTPPPWLVSRIRFATVGEKRTGIVEQVTALLQTIRQPRVAYATAMALFSLSLIINVAGLNLRSLNMEDLNPATWVYRANRAGHMLYARAEKFYDDLRIVYEIESRFRNAQSETDNQEKQTRKPGPSQGRPSSTAELGGEQMASTHANATGQYAQLEPGAQIHEMR; from the coding sequence ATGATGACACATCTGGAGCTCGAAAACCTGGCAAGTGATTACCTGGATGGGCACCTGGATATAGCCCGAAAGGCCGAGGTCGAGGAGCATCTGGCTGGTTGCAACTCTTGCCGGGGGGTCCTGTCCGATGTCCGTCTGGCCATTCAGGCTTGCCGGTCGGCCGGAGAAGTGACGCCGCCCCCGTGGCTTGTGTCCAGGATCAGGTTCGCAACCGTGGGTGAAAAGCGCACGGGTATCGTGGAACAGGTTACCGCGCTGCTCCAAACTATTCGGCAACCTCGCGTTGCGTATGCTACGGCCATGGCCCTTTTTTCCCTTTCGCTGATTATCAACGTCGCAGGCCTCAATCTCCGAAGCCTTAATATGGAGGACTTGAACCCTGCGACCTGGGTCTACCGTGCTAACCGGGCGGGACATATGCTTTACGCGCGGGCCGAAAAATTCTATGACGACCTGCGAATCGTTTATGAAATTGAATCCCGCTTCCGAAACGCTCAATCCGAAACCGACAACCAGGAGAAGCAGACCAGAAAGCCCGGTCCTTCGCAGGGGCGACCGTCAAGCACTGCGGAGCTAGGAGGCGAGCAAATGGCCTCGACGCATGCCAACGCTACCGGGCAATATGCTCAACTCGAGCCAGGAGCACAAATCCATGAAATGCGCTAA
- the aroA gene encoding 3-phosphoshikimate 1-carboxyvinyltransferase — protein sequence MPGDKSISHRYAMLAAIAEGTSHLHSFAESVDCQSTLDCLKRLGVRIDRQGNDVAVKGVGLNGLRASADALDAGNSGSTIRMLSGILAGQPFRTAIGGDASLSRRPMKRIIEPLTRMGAHIQSSEGSLPPLTIKGGNLVPIHYDLPVPSAQVKTAVLFAGLYAEGMTEVVEPHLTRDHSEIALRQFGVEVGSRGRTISVRGRSRLQAQDLTVPGDISSAAFFVVAGLLVPESEITFENLGLNPTRTAILDFLKSIGGDISVLNCENRNGEPVGSVRVRAGSLDGGDIPAELIPGLIDELPVLAVLGTQTENGLVFRGAQELRVKESDRIAAVTDNLRRMGAKVEEFPDGLRIPGHQRLAGAKIASYSDHRIAMAFSIAGLVADGTTIIDDSDCVRISFPSFFETISRVSR from the coding sequence ATGCCCGGTGACAAATCTATCTCCCATCGCTATGCGATGTTGGCTGCTATCGCCGAGGGCACCAGTCATCTCCATTCCTTTGCGGAAAGTGTGGATTGCCAGAGCACGCTCGATTGCCTGAAAAGGCTGGGAGTTAGAATCGACCGGCAGGGAAACGATGTGGCGGTCAAGGGCGTTGGGCTTAATGGCCTGCGAGCCTCGGCAGATGCGCTTGACGCCGGCAACTCCGGTTCCACCATCCGCATGCTCTCTGGAATCCTTGCCGGCCAACCATTCCGGACCGCCATTGGGGGCGACGCATCGCTCTCGCGGCGGCCGATGAAGCGCATCATTGAACCGCTCACACGAATGGGCGCGCACATCCAATCCTCTGAAGGTAGTCTGCCTCCGCTCACGATCAAGGGTGGAAACCTTGTTCCTATTCACTATGATCTGCCTGTCCCGAGCGCCCAGGTTAAGACTGCTGTACTGTTCGCGGGTCTGTATGCCGAGGGCATGACGGAAGTGGTAGAGCCCCACCTGACGCGTGACCACAGCGAAATCGCGCTCAGACAGTTTGGCGTCGAGGTCGGCAGCCGCGGTCGCACGATCAGTGTTCGAGGCCGCAGCCGTCTTCAGGCGCAGGACCTTACGGTACCGGGCGATATTTCTTCCGCAGCCTTCTTTGTAGTGGCGGGGCTTCTGGTTCCGGAATCGGAAATTACTTTCGAGAATCTTGGACTGAATCCCACCCGTACCGCGATTCTGGATTTTCTGAAGTCCATCGGCGGGGATATCAGCGTTTTGAATTGTGAAAACCGCAATGGAGAACCGGTAGGGAGTGTTCGTGTGAGAGCCGGCTCGCTCGATGGGGGAGATATCCCCGCGGAACTCATCCCCGGACTGATTGATGAATTGCCTGTCCTGGCCGTGTTAGGGACCCAGACGGAGAATGGTCTGGTGTTCCGAGGGGCGCAGGAGCTGCGTGTCAAGGAAAGCGACCGCATCGCCGCTGTAACGGACAACCTTCGCCGCATGGGCGCTAAGGTTGAGGAATTTCCTGACGGATTGCGGATTCCTGGCCACCAACGTCTTGCCGGCGCGAAAATCGCAAGCTACAGTGACCATCGAATCGCCATGGCCTTTAGCATCGCCGGACTTGTAGCTGATGGAACGACTATCATCGATGACAGCGATTGTGTCCGGATTTCCTTCCCATCGTTTTTTGAGACGATTTCTCGCGTGTCGAGATAG
- a CDS encoding glycosyltransferase: MPAGEEKTLKQISESTAVHLIDFTVENSNSANTVERPVVSIIVCTNGLRSTLAKCLERLTAQARQYHDCEIIVVLNGPEDAAFAKAVSRFPIRLLNEPRPGVSAARNHAVHRAKGDILIFVDDDVLMSPGWLEEVVSGFVDPNVCCVTGRVIPAGLLSLASERSNRYYSSQRALSAWTLDASNPNWYQYILGEPVGFGCNMAFRKNFLQNYSLFPPDLGAGSLIGGGDEFYMYIQVLKHGFKIRHNPAAAVTHYYDDNIQKQKARAAQLYAGSVAFALKLIFEEKDLRLATLKWLLSALKRRARHIWKQRTITSEPQELLSTGEKVGAYLRGLGIYWKSRRIGVSATTTEDI; the protein is encoded by the coding sequence GTGCCAGCCGGAGAGGAAAAAACCTTAAAGCAAATATCCGAAAGCACCGCAGTGCATCTGATCGACTTTACAGTGGAGAACTCGAACAGTGCAAATACCGTGGAGCGTCCCGTTGTTTCAATAATCGTGTGTACAAACGGCCTCAGGTCCACACTCGCAAAGTGCCTGGAAAGACTCACCGCTCAAGCCCGCCAATACCATGATTGTGAAATCATTGTCGTCCTGAACGGACCGGAAGATGCTGCATTCGCCAAGGCGGTTTCACGGTTTCCGATCCGACTGCTCAACGAGCCGCGCCCCGGAGTCTCCGCTGCTCGTAATCATGCCGTACACCGCGCCAAGGGCGACATCCTCATCTTTGTGGATGACGATGTCCTGATGAGCCCCGGCTGGCTGGAGGAAGTGGTCAGTGGGTTTGTTGATCCCAATGTCTGTTGCGTAACAGGACGCGTAATTCCGGCGGGGCTGCTCTCGCTCGCCTCTGAACGCTCGAACAGATACTACTCAAGCCAGCGTGCTCTTTCCGCGTGGACTCTCGATGCTTCAAACCCCAACTGGTACCAATATATTCTTGGTGAACCCGTAGGCTTTGGCTGCAACATGGCATTCCGCAAAAATTTTCTACAGAATTATTCACTCTTTCCACCAGACCTTGGTGCGGGATCACTGATCGGTGGAGGCGATGAGTTCTACATGTATATCCAGGTGCTGAAGCACGGCTTTAAAATTCGTCACAACCCGGCGGCGGCGGTCACGCACTACTATGACGATAACATCCAGAAACAGAAAGCCCGCGCCGCCCAGCTTTACGCGGGAAGTGTTGCGTTTGCCTTGAAACTCATTTTCGAAGAAAAAGACCTGCGCTTGGCAACCCTCAAGTGGCTGCTTTCTGCTTTGAAGAGGCGCGCTCGCCATATCTGGAAGCAAAGGACAATCACTTCAGAGCCTCAGGAACTTCTCTCGACCGGCGAAAAGGTCGGTGCCTATCTGCGCGGGCTGGGCATCTACTGGAAATCTCGGCGGATAGGCGTTTCAGCAACAACAACTGAGGACATCTGA
- a CDS encoding HDIG domain-containing protein, with product MDREEAWKLLCEYTKSENLRRHGLAVEACMRTYARKFGEDENKWAIVGLIHDFDYELYPNAPDHPLKGTEILSKLGYPVDVRRAILSHADYTGVPRDTLMAKSLFACDELAGFITACALVRPDRIQSLEPKSVQKRMKDKAFARAVRREDIIAGAGELGIDPHEHIELCIRAMQGISGQLGLNPA from the coding sequence ATGGATCGCGAAGAGGCATGGAAGCTTCTCTGTGAATATACCAAGAGCGAGAATCTGCGGCGGCACGGGCTGGCAGTTGAAGCCTGTATGCGTACGTACGCCCGCAAATTCGGCGAAGACGAGAACAAGTGGGCCATCGTAGGGCTCATCCATGACTTTGATTATGAGCTTTACCCGAATGCGCCGGATCACCCATTGAAAGGAACCGAGATTCTGAGCAAACTGGGATATCCAGTAGACGTTCGCCGCGCAATACTCAGCCATGCAGACTACACCGGCGTACCCCGCGACACATTGATGGCAAAATCTCTGTTCGCGTGCGATGAGCTTGCAGGCTTTATCACAGCATGTGCGCTGGTGAGGCCGGACCGAATTCAAAGCCTCGAACCCAAGTCGGTACAAAAACGGATGAAGGACAAAGCCTTCGCGCGCGCAGTTCGACGCGAAGACATTATCGCAGGCGCCGGGGAACTTGGTATCGACCCTCACGAACACATCGAGTTATGCATCAGGGCCATGCAGGGCATCAGCGGCCAGCTTGGACTCAACCCCGCCTGA
- a CDS encoding MBL fold metallo-hydrolase, with protein sequence MPSLTFLGATQTVTGSKYLLEAAGERLMIDCGLFQGAKELRLRNWSPFPVDPGSIHWIVLTHAHLDHTGYLPRLVKEGFHGQVWASSATVDLLRLTLPDSGHLQEEDASYANKKGFSKHKPALPLYTYDEAVKSLELLRAADESKPLELSPRFSVRFIRAGHILGARMVEVTITEAERSLKILFSGDIGRFPQLIIREPANPGTVDYLVCESTYGDRLHPTDDFHTRLAQIVENTVARGGSVIIPAFAIGRTQELLYLFRQLIQQNLMHEVPIHVDSPMAIDATDLYRKHHEDHNVQTDELEAGGHRLFAQPNVHFDRSVDESKALNECHFPTIIISASGMATGGRVLHHLERCLPDHRNTILFVGFQASGTRGQAIQAGAESIKIHGQQIPVRAHIETIENLSGHADYREIIGWLEKFPKAPQKTFVTHGELQAAIALQERMAGALGWHAEVPSYIQKVILD encoded by the coding sequence ATGCCCAGCTTGACCTTTCTCGGAGCAACGCAAACCGTAACTGGTTCGAAGTACTTGCTGGAAGCTGCGGGCGAGCGGCTCATGATCGATTGTGGGCTTTTTCAGGGCGCTAAGGAGCTCCGGTTGCGCAATTGGAGCCCGTTTCCAGTTGACCCGGGCAGTATTCATTGGATTGTCCTGACGCACGCCCATCTTGACCACACCGGCTACCTCCCGCGCCTTGTCAAGGAGGGATTTCACGGCCAGGTTTGGGCCTCTTCAGCCACGGTCGACCTCTTGCGCCTGACCCTTCCGGATTCCGGACATCTCCAGGAAGAAGACGCCTCCTATGCGAACAAGAAGGGCTTCAGCAAGCACAAACCAGCCCTCCCGCTTTACACCTACGATGAAGCGGTTAAGTCTCTCGAACTGCTCCGGGCGGCCGACGAGTCAAAACCCCTTGAGCTTTCGCCTCGATTCAGCGTGAGATTTATCCGGGCTGGTCACATCTTGGGCGCGCGCATGGTCGAGGTGACCATTACTGAGGCAGAAAGATCCTTAAAGATTCTGTTTTCAGGAGACATAGGCAGGTTCCCACAATTGATCATCCGGGAACCTGCCAACCCGGGTACGGTCGATTACCTGGTATGTGAATCTACCTATGGCGATCGCCTCCATCCAACGGACGACTTCCACACGCGTCTTGCGCAAATTGTAGAAAACACAGTGGCTCGAGGTGGCTCCGTCATCATTCCTGCGTTTGCAATAGGTCGCACTCAGGAGTTGCTCTATTTGTTCCGGCAGTTGATCCAGCAGAACCTGATGCACGAAGTGCCCATTCATGTCGACAGCCCCATGGCCATTGACGCCACGGACCTCTATCGCAAACACCACGAGGACCATAACGTGCAGACCGACGAACTCGAGGCTGGGGGGCACAGGCTTTTCGCCCAGCCAAACGTGCACTTTGACCGCTCGGTGGATGAGTCAAAAGCCTTAAATGAGTGCCACTTTCCCACCATCATTATTTCGGCTAGTGGAATGGCGACCGGGGGCCGAGTACTCCATCACCTCGAGCGATGCCTACCTGACCATCGTAACACGATTCTTTTTGTGGGCTTTCAAGCCTCGGGAACTCGAGGCCAAGCCATACAAGCAGGGGCGGAATCAATCAAGATCCACGGTCAGCAAATTCCTGTCCGCGCCCACATAGAAACTATTGAAAACCTTAGTGGACATGCGGACTATCGCGAAATTATCGGCTGGCTCGAAAAGTTTCCAAAGGCGCCGCAAAAAACCTTTGTAACCCATGGTGAACTTCAAGCCGCAATAGCCCTTCAGGAGAGAATGGCAGGAGCCCTGGGATGGCATGCAGAAGTTCCATCATATATCCAAAAAGTCATCCTGGATTGA
- a CDS encoding methylmalonyl-CoA mutase produces the protein MSGFRGIKKTPGSRPEIAGTSECHFHCPEDLAGFDPSRDLGVPGSYPYTRGIYPDQYRSRLWTARQYAGFGSAQESNQRFRYLMSKGTTGLSIAFDLPTQIGLDSDHPLAQGEVGRVGVAIDSLEDMEALFEGIPLDRVSTSMTINATAPILLALYFATAEKQGADLRSLSGTVQNDILKEYIARGTYIYPAKPALRLATDIFAFCRECMPEWNIISVSGYHIREAGSTAAQEIAFTLGNGMAYMSAALDRGLAVDEVAPRFSFFLNAHNNFLEEVSKFRAARRMWARIMRERFKARDQRSWVFRFHTQTGGSTLTAQQPDTNIVRVALQTLAAVLGGTQSLHSNSRDEAMALPTEASALLALRTQQIIACESGVTNTVDPVGGSYTIEKLTNEIQHAAEEYLEKIEAMGGMLEAIERGFVQREIQQAAYEYQGKIEKGSQVIVGVNRYREDSEQEIPILKINPEIERQQANRLKRLRARRDQRRVDAMLRDLEEAARSEHNLMPVILQAVKSYATVGEISGILAEVFGHYQEAVII, from the coding sequence ATGAGTGGTTTTCGAGGCATTAAAAAAACACCGGGCTCGCGTCCTGAAATTGCGGGAACTTCAGAGTGCCACTTCCATTGCCCAGAAGACCTGGCCGGTTTCGATCCCAGCCGGGATCTCGGTGTCCCCGGCAGTTACCCCTACACCCGTGGTATTTATCCGGACCAGTACCGAAGCCGCCTCTGGACTGCGCGCCAGTATGCAGGTTTTGGCTCGGCCCAAGAGTCAAACCAGCGGTTCCGGTATTTGATGTCGAAAGGGACAACCGGGCTTTCGATTGCGTTTGACCTGCCAACGCAAATTGGCCTGGATTCAGACCATCCCCTGGCCCAGGGTGAAGTGGGTCGCGTCGGCGTGGCGATTGACTCTCTCGAGGACATGGAAGCCTTGTTTGAAGGCATCCCGCTCGACCGGGTTTCTACGTCCATGACCATCAATGCCACGGCCCCGATCCTGCTGGCACTCTATTTCGCTACAGCGGAAAAGCAGGGCGCGGACCTCAGGAGCCTTTCAGGGACCGTCCAGAACGACATTCTGAAGGAATACATCGCGCGTGGAACCTACATCTATCCGGCTAAGCCGGCGTTGCGCCTGGCGACCGACATCTTCGCCTTTTGCCGCGAGTGCATGCCCGAGTGGAACATCATCTCAGTAAGCGGCTACCACATTCGCGAAGCTGGGTCCACTGCAGCTCAGGAGATTGCCTTTACTCTTGGGAACGGCATGGCCTACATGTCGGCAGCGCTGGACCGCGGCCTCGCTGTGGACGAGGTGGCGCCCCGGTTTTCGTTTTTCCTGAACGCACACAACAACTTCCTGGAAGAGGTTTCCAAATTTCGCGCAGCTCGCCGGATGTGGGCGCGCATTATGCGCGAGCGCTTCAAAGCTCGTGACCAGCGTTCGTGGGTGTTCCGCTTCCATACGCAAACGGGCGGATCAACCCTTACCGCGCAGCAGCCGGATACGAACATCGTTCGCGTGGCCCTGCAGACACTTGCCGCTGTGCTGGGCGGAACTCAATCGCTCCACTCAAATTCGCGCGATGAGGCGATGGCCCTGCCTACGGAAGCGTCGGCGTTGCTTGCTCTGCGCACCCAGCAGATCATCGCCTGCGAAAGTGGTGTCACCAATACCGTTGACCCTGTCGGGGGCTCGTATACCATTGAAAAGCTTACGAACGAAATTCAACATGCCGCCGAAGAATACTTGGAGAAGATTGAAGCTATGGGTGGAATGCTGGAGGCAATCGAGAGGGGATTCGTGCAGCGTGAGATCCAGCAGGCCGCCTATGAGTACCAGGGGAAGATTGAAAAAGGATCCCAGGTGATTGTGGGCGTCAACCGCTACCGGGAAGATTCCGAGCAAGAAATCCCGATCCTGAAGATCAATCCTGAAATCGAGCGGCAGCAGGCGAACAGGTTGAAAAGGTTGCGCGCACGCCGCGATCAACGCCGGGTGGATGCTATGCTGCGGGACTTGGAGGAGGCAGCCCGAAGTGAGCACAACTTGATGCCCGTAATCCTTCAGGCAGTAAAGTCCTACGCAACAGTGGGTGAAATCTCAGGCATATTGGCTGAAGTTTTTGGCCATTACCAGGAGGCGGTGATTATCTGA
- the amrB gene encoding AmmeMemoRadiSam system protein B, which produces MEPTLVRSPAVAGRFYPHKREALLRDVDHYLEYETDDEKTYESAIACVVPHAGYMYSGHVAGAVFRLLPAHSHYVIMGPNHSARGAPLAVMSRGSWLTPLGHVELDTELAGYIREKCAMLAEDAEAHASEHSLEVQLPFLQRLSGTLTFVPIAIAIADYTTLLHLGWAVADAVRRLKEPVMIVASSDMNHYEPDSVTREKDDNAIEKILQLDPAGLMEVIREMDISMCGYAPTIAVLAAAKKLGASRARLIRHATSADATGDTDSVVGYAGIIVY; this is translated from the coding sequence ATGGAGCCCACCTTAGTGCGTTCCCCCGCCGTGGCCGGCCGCTTCTACCCTCATAAACGTGAAGCCCTTCTGCGCGACGTTGATCATTATCTGGAATACGAAACAGACGATGAAAAGACCTACGAGTCGGCTATCGCCTGTGTCGTGCCTCACGCCGGGTACATGTACTCTGGGCATGTTGCCGGGGCGGTTTTCCGCCTGTTGCCGGCACATTCGCACTACGTTATCATGGGACCCAACCACTCTGCCCGCGGCGCCCCGCTGGCTGTGATGTCGCGGGGAAGCTGGCTCACTCCGCTGGGCCATGTGGAACTGGACACCGAGCTTGCCGGTTACATCCGTGAAAAATGCGCCATGCTGGCCGAAGATGCCGAGGCACACGCCAGCGAGCACTCGCTCGAAGTCCAGCTTCCGTTCCTGCAACGGTTGTCTGGAACGCTCACATTTGTTCCCATCGCCATTGCAATCGCCGATTATACGACGCTTCTGCATCTGGGTTGGGCCGTCGCAGACGCAGTACGACGTTTAAAGGAACCTGTAATGATCGTCGCATCGAGTGACATGAACCACTACGAACCGGACAGCGTCACTCGCGAGAAAGACGATAACGCCATTGAGAAGATCCTTCAGCTTGATCCCGCAGGGTTGATGGAAGTGATTCGCGAAATGGATATTTCAATGTGCGGCTACGCGCCGACAATAGCCGTGTTGGCTGCGGCAAAAAAACTGGGCGCCAGCAGGGCGCGATTGATCAGGCATGCAACCTCGGCGGACGCAACCGGAGACACGGACTCAGTGGTAGGTTATGCAGGAATTATCGTCTACTAG
- a CDS encoding YebC/PmpR family DNA-binding transcriptional regulator translates to MSGHSKWATIKHKKGAADAKRGKLFTKLIKEIAVAARIGGGDPDANPRLRAAIGDAKAVNMPADNIKRAIQRGTGELPGVQYEEIVYEGYGPSGVALILEVATDNRNRTLADLRHILSKHGGNLGETGCVTWIFSKRGYIVVEKSKAEEDALLELITEAGADDMTEDGENWEILCPVEKLPQVVDALNKAGIKPVVAELSMVPQTQVKVSGKPADQVLRLMDELDEHEDVQHVYANFDIEDAELQSLAQQSG, encoded by the coding sequence ATGTCGGGCCATTCAAAATGGGCAACGATCAAGCATAAGAAGGGCGCAGCTGATGCCAAGAGAGGCAAACTTTTTACCAAGCTGATCAAGGAAATCGCCGTGGCGGCCCGCATTGGAGGCGGCGATCCCGATGCGAATCCTCGTCTAAGGGCCGCAATTGGTGACGCCAAGGCTGTAAATATGCCTGCCGACAACATCAAGCGGGCCATCCAGAGGGGTACCGGCGAACTTCCAGGCGTGCAATATGAAGAAATTGTGTATGAGGGATACGGGCCGAGCGGCGTTGCACTCATCTTGGAAGTCGCTACTGACAATCGTAACCGGACGCTTGCAGATCTGCGACACATTCTTTCAAAGCATGGCGGAAACCTGGGCGAAACAGGTTGCGTGACCTGGATCTTCAGCAAGCGAGGATACATTGTAGTTGAAAAATCCAAGGCTGAAGAAGATGCTCTGCTGGAACTGATTACCGAGGCTGGCGCTGACGACATGACAGAAGACGGCGAGAACTGGGAAATCCTTTGCCCGGTAGAGAAGCTCCCGCAAGTCGTTGACGCCCTCAACAAAGCAGGCATTAAGCCAGTTGTAGCGGAGCTTTCAATGGTCCCCCAGACCCAGGTGAAAGTCTCCGGGAAGCCAGCCGACCAGGTGCTGCGCCTGATGGATGAGCTAGATGAACACGAAGATGTTCAGCACGTCTACGCCAACTTTGACATCGAGGACGCGGAACTGCAGTCACTGGCTCAGCAGAGTGGCTGA